The genomic stretch GCTGTAAAAAGATAGATAGCGAACTCTCAACAGACAACAATAGCAACAATTTACAGTAATCAATAAAAAACCCTAAGCATAACAAGAACAGCAAAAATAACACTAACAATATTACTAACACCTAAAcctaaaaaattaattctaccaataataaaaattacaaatttaataaatataaaaaactcACTATCATGATAACAGCAAAAAATTCTATTATAACtgttaaaatattaatttaacatttaccattaataataacaacattaaacaaaaattaataataaaaagccGGTTTAACCAACCTCTTGGTCGATAAATTCAGCCACATGCGCAACGCGGTTTAACCGGTACATCCGGTCTTCTTCTTCCATTGGTTCTCCACTAAACCGGTTCAACTTCTCAAACAATCaacttaacaaaaaaattttttttccctCTCTCACCCACCAACATTCTCCTTACTATCAAATATCACAAATGATCCGCCCTCACCAGCCACGGCTTTGCTATTTATACTGCACACTCATAAACCGTGGCTGCCTCTAGGGTTTTATGTACGAAACTATTTCCTCATAAACCGTGGCtgcctaccacggtttatgcttttcattttcttcacGTAAACCGTGGCTGCCTACCACGGTTTACATACAACATGATTTGCTCATAAAACCTGGCTACCTGCCACGGTTTATGTAGATTTGGAAACCGTGGTTGTCTCCCACGGTTTCTATATAAAATGGTTCAAGACAAAATGGTATCCAATTTCCAAATGTTGTAATCTGGTAAAGGATTCAACCAATTGTTTTAAATTGGTAAATTGCcctaaattaaaatagaaaaagcaataaaatcaatccatacaaatagacagagctcctaaccttaacaatggaggtttagttgctcatggaatgtagaatgtaaatttgtatagaattccctaatggaatccctctAATGTAATGTacctaatagaagagaagtctcccctttttataactaatcctaattaatttaaaatttaattatctaaaaataaaaataatatcttttcctaaaagataagatttgaattaaatttgaattaattaacagattttcagttgatgggtggggaccacttgctttgtccattctgcagcttctaatctgtgttttctgggctgaaaattgggtcaaaaatagcccagaaatcgtaACCAGCGTTTTCTGTAttattgcagatcgcgcatgtgacgcgtccACGTCGTCCATGCGCTCAcgtcatttgtgcagattctagtccacgcattcgcgtcaggcacgcgatcgcgtcattgcaatttctccatttcgcgcggtcgcgtgagccatgcgtccacGCGGTCTTCGCTGGTCACCCCGTtggtttcttttttttctctatagaaacttcatcaaatccatccgaatgctacctagaatgaataaaattgcacaaaactcaaaatagcatccatagtggctaaaatataattaattcttaattaaactcaacaatttagatgcaaattcactaggaaaagatagataagatgctcacgcatcagcaTGGATCATTGGATAGATGTTAAACGCGTAATGCGTTATCTAAAGAGAACAGAGGATTACATGCTTATTTATCGGAGATCAGAAAATTTTGGAGATCATTAGGTACTCTGATTCCGATTTCATGGCATATGGTTGCGAAATTTTGTCACTGAGCTTCATATAGTAGATGACATTGAACGGTCATTAAAGATATTTTGTGACAATAAGTCAGCAGTACTATACTCCAATAACAATAAGAGCTTGACAAAATCGAAGTATACAGACATTAAGTTCTTAGTTGTTAAGGAGAAAGTTTAAGAAAAACAGATTTTTATAGGATATATAGGAACAGAGTATATGCTAGCAGACTCAATAACAAAGGAATTGATCCCTAAAGTCTTTTGTGAGCACACTGCTCGGATGTGTGTCAATATTTGTGATGCCTTGCTTTAGTGGGAGTTTATTTTGTGCTATATGTCCTATGACagatattgaattatttttctGCAGAATTAAGTTGATGGTTTATTTCATGTTGTATAAAATATTCATTTTGTAATATTTGTTTTGTATTTGATCTCAATAAAGTTGGACCACCTGGAAATAGACATGCATGAGATCACTTGGCATATAATTTCCATATTACTCATCTAAATTTGATCTATATCGTTAAGTATATTAGGATGGTGATTGTTGTGGTTTAGTAACGACATTAATGTGATAAAAGCTATGGTAGTTTCATATCTAATGTATGAGACAGACCAGATTGTTAAAGTAATGAGAGAAATAGCATTCAGATGTGCGCATAAAGTTTATGAGATGTGATTATGTCAAGAAAGAATATATGTATAGCCCAAGTAGAAgattgttaggaaattattttaatttcctaatttgtttgtgggcaatacatatattaattataatcacaaattatgctatttcaaattaaatgacttatataatgatgatctcgtttattattttaaatgctaaattaaataagtcattattacttttgatttggaattaaatgataataaaaccggatattatcttttgtttcttagataattatcttttgaattttagatatattatcttttggacTTTAGATACTATCTTATTTGGGCTTTAGGGTTTAATGGGTGtcatgctcaaatataaataggccttcagggtttcggtccccaatataccaaagccgcctttgttgctcttttcCCATCAAAAGAGTTGCAGTTTAGCCACGTAAAAATACAGAAGgctttggttgaggaagatcgAAAGAACCACAAGATCCAAATTCTTCTATCAATTTCTGACTCTTATAAGTAAAGGTATACTTCcacattatattatatttttggtgATTCAGTATGGATGATCTgggtttataaaattatttattccaacatattgttcaatttatttttaatatatatttatattttagtatatattttatactggtgTCTAATTTTGGTATATATCTAACATATTAATTTATACAACTAATTGTGATTAGATTAATATATTTAGACTAAATATATTTATCTAAAAGTTACCAAAAAATGACAATAATAAATAAGAGAATACATTATTcacataataaaataaatgacagaataataataataataataataataataataataataataataataataataataataataaagaaacaCGGTGATTaggagaattaaaaaaaaacacattaTAGCACTATGCTCAGATTCAATAAGACACACaatatgtattttcttttatttgtcgAAATTCATGAACAACGCAAAAGAAATTCGACATATATTGCTAGATAGTacacaataaattaaaattttcaaattataaatggCAAACATTAACTAGGTTGCCAAATGTTAATTACCATACTGTtgttatattaataataaaatgattATCATTACGGTAGTCCTGGAAATCATAGCTTATTCCAGCAGCAACCGTAACGCATCATCATAGTAATAGTGATTGCAATTGCATTAgctgcatttttttattttttagtttctgCAATTCTTACAATTGCAATAATAATTGCAACCgtaatttaaaactaaatattttCCCAATAAAGAGGGAGAGAATTTAGGAAATTAATTAAAGCTGCTCCTCAGTTACCAATTCCTCAATCATGTTCCCATTGATGAGAAGGTTATTGTTATTGAAGAGCGATTGAACCTCTTTCGACGATGTTGAAATAATCGGACACTTTCGCGCAATCACAACTGAATTGATAACCTCATCAGTGGGGTGAAACACGGACAAAACTTCAAATCCTTTGAGATCAAAAGAAGGATTGACTACCGGATATAGAAATGCTCTGGCACTATAGGCACTTCTTACCATAAGAAATGCTCCAGGTGCCATATACTTACCCAAATGATCAATCACTTTTTTCTTCTCCTCATTTTTCATTCCCACGAGCGCGGCAAGAAAGACAACATTGAACTCGTTCAAACCATGGGACACATCTAATATGTCGCTAGTGTGAAAGACCATGCGCTTTGACAGGTCATGATCCGAAGACACCAACGCCTTGGCCATAGAATTGGCCAAAGCGTCGATGTCATAATTATGGAATGTGGTGTTGGGAAAGTGGTTGGTAGCCAAGACAATGGAGGTTAAGGGAAGAGGGCCGGACCCCACGAAGGCAATCTTGGTGGGAACAGCCTGGCAGTGCTGGCTAAGAATGTTGAATTCGAGAGAACTAAGTTTGAGGTAGTTAGAGTAGTAGGGAAAGACGTGAAGACGTCCAAGTGGGTTCTCACCGGAGGATGACGACACCAAAAGCGCCGAATAATGCATCTCCAAGAGCGATTCGGCTTCGGCGCAAAGACGAATTAGGTTGGATCTAGCTTCTTGGACGGTTGTGGAAAGTTTAGTGATGTCGATGAATGGGGTATGAGGGATGCATGTGCGAACGAGTTGGGTGAAGAGGGTGTCGACATCTTGGGAGGGTTTGAGGGTGTCTAAGCTTGAAATCTTGTGGTACAGGTCAAGCACTTTGTTGACTAATGCCTCTTGTTCTTGGCAAACCATGATGTCGACACTATGAGGAGAGAGTGAGGGAGACTGTTACTCTTTAACACATATAGCTCATGGAACATTGAGAGATTATGGTAATATTTATGCTTGTTTTTGTTGGGACCACATCAGCCCTAAAACcgcttttttcttctttttttaatcAGGAAAGGTGGGGAATTGCACTACCGTTTTAAAAAGTGATAATTGCAATTTAAATAAATCTCCAGTGCTTCTTAACAAGATATTTGAGTTAGAGTTccgaaaataattaaaaaaataaaagttattactaaaaaaattctaTCATTTCCATAGGACTTCATTTTCGTCTTTCTAGATATAAAATCTTATGTCTACTTCAATTGGGACAacgaaaaataaataaatttcatagtgtattgtattttgttatTTGATAATAAAGTATACATATTTATAAAGTTTATATTATGATTAAATACGTAAAGTATGTTTGATGAGCTAGATAAAAGTGGGAATGCATTTTAACCAAATGAATTTTATGGGACATATATAGTAAAGTTAAAATTCACACTTATTTATACTATGATAATTGAGGATAATTCAAGGGTGTTTCTAACTTTATATACAGAAAGTGTACGTGAATTAGTCATCGGGaagtataaaaactaattaaaaagcTAATTGAGAAGAAAAACTTGACTATATGTTGCAAAATAATAATTAGtcgttattttttttaatagttataATACTACTTTcgttaaaaatttaaatgaataacaagaaatacaaaaataattatatctctaatattaATAATAGAAATAGGTGCGGATATCccttataaaattaaaatgttgTAATGATATTACAAATTAGCAACATCTTAATTGGCACTACTATGTACCCATCATATTCTATTATGATTCTGTGCCATAAGAAAGTTGAACGTATACAAAATGTTCGAATTAAAATCTTTAGTATAAAAGAACTTACATGATCATATATAAAATCTTAATTTCTCATGAATACAactcatttaattttatttcaaatataaaaatcattttagaaacttaaaaaaaaaaggcagCATATGATAGGATATTAAGAAAAATCTTATAGAAAATTTCAGGAAAAAAAGTAAGAATTTTATACTACATTCGTATAATTAATGAcatatataattgattaattataattagtatGAAAATTCAATGTAGTGTGAATGATGAATTTTTTACTTGTATAAGACTATATCAAGAGTAATCTCCAAGTTCATATCCTTTTACATTGATTCTAGAAGTGTTTATTGAGTATATCCAAAAAGTCATGCTATgatgcatttttttttcaataacaTTCTCCTTGTAGAAGAATCAAGGAACgatttagataaaaaattagatttgtGGAGAAAGGCTTTAGAGGAGTATAGTGTGTGCATAAGTCGTAATAATACAGAATATAAAGAATATAAGTTTAgtataagaaagaaaaatactaacaaaaaaGTGAATTGGAGAAAGGATCATTACCAtaagtaaagagatttaaataTCTTGGATATATTATACAAGACaacagaaaaatcaaaagaataTCAAAATAGGATTAAAGTGAAATGGTTAACGTGACGGATACGACTTGTTTTATATGTAATAACCAAAAGTACCTAACTTTAACCCTTAATGGTAAATGTTATTGCACATTGCCATTAAACCAATGATATTATCCTGGAAACATAGCGTTGGTGGCAAAAATGAGCATGAGcataagtttagtgtggtagAGATAAAAAATGCTTAAATGGATGAGCGACCAGACATTTTATGGACGAGTTAATAATCAAAATCGTCCTTGAAAGATAtcttaatttctatttttatccctgaaagaataaattaatcaaattcgtCCCTAAAAGATAACGGACTTGGTCGCGTTAGTCCTTTTGTCATCTCCTTCATTGAGGTGGCTAATGCTCGCTGACGTAGCCCATTAATTCCCAATGTGGCATTCACTCAGTAGTACCCTCTTGTTGTTGACAAGATAAGTTTGTTAGATCAATTCAAATCAGTCCCTAAGGTAGCGCTTAGTAATGAGTACTGTGATTGAAACTGTGGGACTATGACTCAGTATTGTGTTTAGTGACCAGAGACTGAAACTAAAATTTCAGTCTCTGTCCTAAAAATTTCAATTCCCTCACTACCTCCAAAAAATAGGGACACAAGGGACTAAAATTTTGTAGAATAGGGActaaaactttaataacattttttcTGAAAATACCCTCATTCAACCTTTCAAATTTCAATAGTTCTACCCTCCCACAACCCCATCCCCCCTTCTCCAGACAACATCGTCTCCTTCTCATCCAACTATCGCCTCCCCCATGTTCTTCAACCCCTACCATCCACATCTTCGGTAATCAATACAGcagtgataaaccccatttttagggtttattcTGTGCTTAATCTAGTgaattttatccattattctcacacttattcatacaatccgcatgttttatgtttttcttcctgattttgtattatgattgaaaacatgtttctttggtcttaatttagctaattttaatcctctcttaataccattcgatgccatgatatgtGCGTTAAGTGATTATAGGGATTACAGAGTagaaatggcttagaggatggaaaggaagcatgcaaaagtggaaggaatacaagaaactgaaggaactgctaaagttgtccagcctgacctcttggtactaaattgaccataacttgagctataaaggtccaaatgaggcggttttagttgcgttaaaaagctaacatccggggcttcgcaacaatatataatttgtcatagctgCTCTGAAGATAGGCGACGCGCACGCATAGGTCACGCGCACGCATGACCTGGGAAAAAttcaatccacgcgtatgcgtggacgacgcgtacgcgtgactttGCCGCGTGCTGGACGTATCAGAAAttgctgggggtgatttctgtGCTGTTTTTGACCtaattttcggcccagaaaacacagattagaggctataaagtgggggaatgcatccattcataaatacaacattcattattcacaattttagttttagatgtaggttttctagagagaggctctctcctctctctaggttttagaatttaggatttctattagttttaggctatttcttctcaatttcaggttcaatgtttctttaatttagtttctcttctacttttatttattctattactttaattgtttattttcccaatttggtttatgaatccctatgttgaatttgattttcttatttaatacacattgaggtatttcatatttatgattgctttcttccttttaggatataaataatttggatttttctcctcccttcgctttggttgagtaattagtgacacttgagttatcaaactcagctgttgattgaaaattgaaatttgcttattgatttggatccctctaaagctagtctttccataggagttgactaggacttgaggaatcaaattgattagtccacttgactttcctttatttagtaagggttaactaagtgggagcaataaacaattctcatcacacctgataaagataactaggatgggatttcaagttcttataccttgcaagGGTGttcatgataattaatttactttattgctaatttatttccttgttccctatttcaaaaacccaaaaagatactttttcataaccaataataaaacatacttccctgcaattccttgagagacgacccgaggtttaaatacagggttatcaattttattggTTTGCTTTAGTGataaccaaaacttttgtacgaaaggattctctgttggtttaaaaactatacttacatcgcgattatttttgtgaaattctttactagcagaAATCAGTTCGTCaaattggcgccgttgccggggaattgcaaacgtgtgccttattattggttattgtaaatatttacttttgcttgtttattttttttatttttaatttttattattagctactatgaattctcacccctctggcttcaagtttgattccaatgttgttgtaaggaatggaagctataatgagaacaggcatcaacgttggaagaatcaaagatgggaggagccacaaggatttgattaaccctcttggcaacaaccccctccaATGCGCTATCACCagcaaccattctgtgatgcataccaggacaatagttatggtggaACCTTTCGTGACAACCCACCTCCACCAAATTACTATGGTCAAGAGACATTCTGAGGTGCataccaagatgatagatatggtaGACCCctttgtagttaccaacaagccccatcctatgcttatgaaccacctccacaacataccaagatgatagatatggtaGACCCcattgtagttaccaacaagccccaccctatgcttaTGAACCACCTCCACAACATACCTTTGAACCACCaaactcacaagccccttaccaccaaacacccccATATGACCTCGACCCACATCCACCACACCAAACCATCACATGAACCACACCCAGAACCACCATCTCAATATACACCAcctccatatccttatcaagaggaACCACCTCCGTGTTATGAgccctttctcccaacaaatgaacccccCTGTCCACCCTAACCCTCCATGGAGAACACACTTACCTCTCTCACTAGTCTCACCTCTAAACTCCAACATCTTATATCCCTCATGGACTAACCCTCCACCTacaatattcaaccctcaagcttCAGCGCACCGCCGCCCTCCATGCAAGAatacccatatccatcaatccaagagcaacctGATCCCAATGATACTActgacatggaacaagagagaagggatcgTCTTAGGGACGCAATGGATTGATTACACGCGGCCTTATTTTCAAAGGAGTAAGAGGAGGCCCAAAATGTGGAGGtaggagagacccttgaagatgaaggagtagttgaagagagttgtcatagaaaggaaatcatcaaggaggagtacgATTTTATACTAAAACAACTGGACAAAGCCACAATAGTTAaagaggaagtggttgaagacttaggagatgcagaatcTCCATGAGAAGgtcaagtcatagagcctccttccaagatgcttgaaattgatgttgaggagggtgtacaacctacAAGGCGTATCATGGCTGAAGACCTTGAGGAGGTCGATCAAGAggtggattcaatcattgatgaatccttatctacaattgaatcctctcccattggacttgacatggagattaaagaagaagaaacacaacctcccatgcccttggtgaacaatgaagaagagattgaattggaagaacgctaccaagaggaagaggttgatattgaagaaacTTGCAAGGAGGTGAAAGttgtcagagaagagcacaagggagtggagcttgcaagatcattagaaacacctctcccaaggccattaccgtccaacacaacgttcaagtgggtaaaattcttatccttgacctttactttcccacttgaatatgggctactggagacagatggtcaacttagagctctctgtggctttaagagtaagagggagatggttagtggaAAGAGttatcctgcaaggttcaatatggttgcatgctccaaattgaagtgtaaggattggtgtagagctcaactgaatgggtctagaaggttgtTTTGATGTCTCTGTGAGAATTCAAATTGCGAGCCACCCGGAAGGAACAATGGTGACCCATAAGAAGACGGGTATAAAAGCAAAGTTTAGGACCACAGAATTCATTCCAACAGTCATCACTCTTGGGGCCTTATCACCTGCTTtgacttgcttgaaggctttatgcacctagtttgggaccccgaaggctattggaattacaaacacTAGTGGGAATTTCTGGAAGAGTTCAAGGATAAGCCGCCCTGATAAgaagctcaccaaatgtccaacttaaggactttaactaaaagtgctaggtgggagacaacccaccatggtataatcGTTCCTTTTATTcctagtttattttattttaattttattaatgtcATTCATAATGTTTGCATTAGTATCTGCATACTGCATATTGTATAAAAAAAACTGAACAGAAAGTTGCGTGGGAACAGAAAGAGTGCCAATCGCACAAGCatcatcacgcgtacgcgtccctcaTACGTACGCGTCATTTTAGAATTTGACActtcacgcgtatgcgtcaatgacgtgcacgcgtgacccagaaaaatcgacgtaaaaaggtgTTTGACTGAAAGTTGTGATGGCCTGGTGCTGAAAtggtgctagaagcacaagctgtatcacgcgtacgcgtccctgacaCGTTCGTGTCATTTGTCCCAATCAGACCATCCACGTGTACGTGTCTCTCATGCGCACGCGTCGAGTGAATTTTAAGCAATAGTGCGTATGAGACAGAGAGTTGCACGTGCGTAAGGTTGCTTTCGCGCCAATAGCACAAATCATGTCACGCGAACGCGCGAGGCACGCGCCCGTGTCGCAAGCGACGCACAACTAATCCACCTCAGCTCCagatatcttatcttttatcccccaatcctaattctttcttctttcttctttcttctttcttctccccCCTCTCATCCttattccctttcttttcttctattcgTTACATTTGCATACTCGCATTCATGGCATTTTAACTTCATtgtttcttctccctttcttttttATACTTGTTGTTTTCACATGGGTGttaaatttttcttaattaactGTTGCATATTTCCTGCATTATTTTGGGTACACCTTGACTTGTTGATATTTAGTTGACATGCCCtgtgcttctattattttctcacttatATGTTGTCGTGACCATGTAGTTAAGAACCTTGTTATTTGGCACTAAACCACAtatgttttatttcttttcatataTTTTTGCTTGTGGGTTCTTtcccctcccctctccctttttcaagatggccaccaagagggaaaaagaaaagtttCTAACTGGAGCAGTAAACAAGTCTGCCGCACCATCTTTGGAgaaaaagcatcagttggagcaaccCTTCCAgatgcacatcttagcatgcaccgaggacggtgcaatcttt from Arachis stenosperma cultivar V10309 chromosome 9, arast.V10309.gnm1.PFL2, whole genome shotgun sequence encodes the following:
- the LOC130950728 gene encoding nicotianamine synthase 1-like — protein: MVCQEQEALVNKVLDLYHKISSLDTLKPSQDVDTLFTQLVRTCIPHTPFIDITKLSTTVQEARSNLIRLCAEAESLLEMHYSALLVSSSSGENPLGRLHVFPYYSNYLKLSSLEFNILSQHCQAVPTKIAFVGSGPLPLTSIVLATNHFPNTTFHNYDIDALANSMAKALVSSDHDLSKRMVFHTSDILDVSHGLNEFNVVFLAALVGMKNEEKKKVIDHLGKYMAPGAFLMVRSAYSARAFLYPVVNPSFDLKGFEVLSVFHPTDEVINSVVIARKCPIISTSSKEVQSLFNNNNLLINGNMIEELVTEEQL